In one window of Lytechinus pictus isolate F3 Inbred chromosome 19, Lp3.0, whole genome shotgun sequence DNA:
- the LOC129283138 gene encoding USP6 N-terminal-like protein isoform X2 produces MTETQEMEALQRAHKERLDIVQKYDKGRDKGAQIDPWEDASFIIYKVTDRYGFCHENELPDSPDEEEKKVSFFF; encoded by the exons CGGAAACACAAGAAATGGAGGCTCTTCAAAGAGCCCATAAGGAGCGCCTAGACATCGTACAAAAATATGACAAG GGAAGAGACAAAGGTGCTCAGATAGACCCATGGGAAGATGCATCATTCATCATCTATAAAGTTACAGATAGATACGGATTCTGTCA TGAAAATGAGCTCCCAGATAGCCCAGATGAGGAGGAGAAAAaggtgagtttttttttttaa
- the LOC129283138 gene encoding USP6 N-terminal-like protein isoform X1 codes for MTETQEMEALQRAHKERLDIVQKYDKGRDKGAQIDPWEDASFIIYKVTDRYGFCQVNLDVFNFSENELPDSPDEEEKKVSFFF; via the exons CGGAAACACAAGAAATGGAGGCTCTTCAAAGAGCCCATAAGGAGCGCCTAGACATCGTACAAAAATATGACAAG GGAAGAGACAAAGGTGCTCAGATAGACCCATGGGAAGATGCATCATTCATCATCTATAAAGTTACAGATAGATACGGATTCTGTCA GGTCAACTTAGATGTTTTCAACTTCAG TGAAAATGAGCTCCCAGATAGCCCAGATGAGGAGGAGAAAAaggtgagtttttttttttaa